In Syntrophorhabdaceae bacterium, a single genomic region encodes these proteins:
- the secG gene encoding preprotein translocase subunit SecG has protein sequence MMTVLSMIHVVVAIALIFIVLLQTGRGSEIGAAFGGGSSQTLFGSSGSSGFMTKLTTAAVVIFMVTSLGLAYIYSHREAALKITPAQTEENVPVQEKK, from the coding sequence ATGATGACAGTTCTTTCAATGATCCATGTAGTCGTTGCCATAGCGCTTATCTTTATCGTTCTCCTACAGACAGGGAGGGGATCAGAGATTGGCGCCGCCTTCGGAGGCGGTTCAAGTCAGACGCTTTTTGGAAGTTCGGGTTCGTCAGGTTTTATGACAAAGCTGACCACGGCAGCGGTTGTCATCTTTATGGTAACAAGCCTTGGTCTGGCCTATATCTATAGTCACAGAGAAGCTGCATTGAAGATCACTCCTGCGCAGACAGAAGAGAATGTACCGGTTCAGGAGAAAAAATGA
- the tpiA gene encoding triose-phosphate isomerase: protein MRTWMVAGNWKMNNTIREAIDLAKGVKDGTAGIKGGEVVLAPPYTALQSVSETIKGSQVLLAAQNIYSEDKGAYTGEVSPAMLKDVGCTYVITGHSERRKYFNETDEGVNAKAKKSLQTGLKPIICVGETEIEREKGITEFIIGIQVKKALYGIDKLDDIVIAYEPVWAIGTGKNATPIEAEEVHRFIRNVVGDMYGDICKKIMILYGGSVTPENVGELISMENVDGALVGGASLKIDSFLGIIKSIREKKQ, encoded by the coding sequence ATGAGAACATGGATGGTAGCCGGAAACTGGAAGATGAACAATACGATTCGTGAGGCAATAGACCTCGCGAAGGGTGTGAAGGACGGTACTGCGGGGATAAAAGGCGGTGAAGTAGTTCTGGCGCCGCCATACACGGCATTGCAGAGTGTTTCTGAAACGATAAAAGGCTCGCAGGTCCTTCTTGCGGCGCAGAATATCTATTCCGAGGATAAAGGCGCGTATACCGGTGAGGTGTCACCGGCCATGCTGAAAGACGTGGGCTGTACCTACGTTATCACCGGCCACTCGGAGAGAAGAAAATATTTCAACGAGACCGACGAAGGCGTCAACGCGAAGGCAAAAAAGAGCCTCCAGACAGGGTTAAAACCGATCATATGCGTGGGCGAAACAGAGATCGAGAGAGAGAAGGGGATTACGGAGTTCATCATCGGCATCCAGGTCAAAAAGGCCCTCTACGGAATTGACAAGCTCGACGATATCGTTATTGCATATGAACCCGTGTGGGCTATCGGCACCGGTAAAAACGCAACGCCGATAGAAGCGGAAGAGGTCCACAGGTTTATAAGGAATGTAGTGGGCGACATGTACGGTGATATATGTAAAAAGATAATGATCCTCTACGGCGGAAGTGTAACACCTGAGAATGTTGGAGAACTGATAAGCATGGAAAACGTTGATGGAGCCCTTGTCGGCGGAGCATCATTGAAAATCGACAGTTTTCTTGGTATAATAAAGAGCATCAGGGAGAAGAAACAATGA
- a CDS encoding phosphoglycerate kinase → MKSIDQVDVRGKRVLIRVDFNVPTDESGNVTDDTRIKAHFPTIRYCLDKNARIILMSHMGRPKGVRVDKLSLKPVADRLSKLLAKEIVFVDDCIGEKVEATVAAMKEGDIVLLENLRFHIGDEKNESEFARALARLCDVYIDDAFAVSHRKAASNAAITEFVKVCAAGFLLKNEIDYFQKAMGNPERPLVAIIGGAKVSDKIGVIENLIEKVDCLIVGGGMAFTFLNALGYEVGKSLCEKEMLDKARSIMDKAKSKGVRLCLPVDCIVAEKASVDAEAKVCKVEEIPKDSMGLDIGPATIALFSESLKGAKTIVWNGPMGMFEIDKFSKGTYAVASSVAASGALSIIGGGDTDSAVHRAGVSSRISYISTGGGAFLELLEGKTMPAVEALEKCGDK, encoded by the coding sequence ATGAAGTCTATAGATCAGGTTGACGTCAGGGGAAAACGGGTACTGATCCGCGTTGATTTCAATGTTCCAACCGATGAAAGCGGGAATGTTACGGACGATACACGGATAAAGGCTCATTTCCCGACGATACGTTACTGTCTTGATAAAAATGCCAGGATAATCCTTATGTCCCATATGGGGAGACCCAAGGGCGTGAGAGTTGACAAGCTTTCTCTGAAGCCTGTAGCAGACAGACTTTCGAAGCTCCTGGCGAAAGAGATAGTGTTTGTCGATGATTGCATCGGTGAAAAGGTTGAGGCCACTGTTGCCGCCATGAAAGAGGGCGACATCGTACTCCTTGAGAACCTCAGATTCCATATCGGTGATGAAAAGAATGAAAGCGAATTTGCCCGTGCGCTTGCCCGGCTCTGTGATGTCTATATCGATGACGCCTTTGCGGTGTCTCACAGAAAGGCCGCTTCAAACGCTGCAATTACTGAATTTGTGAAGGTTTGCGCAGCGGGTTTTCTTTTAAAGAACGAGATAGACTACTTTCAGAAGGCCATGGGGAACCCGGAGAGGCCGCTTGTGGCTATCATCGGAGGGGCAAAGGTTTCAGACAAGATAGGCGTGATCGAGAACCTCATTGAGAAGGTGGACTGCCTTATCGTCGGCGGCGGGATGGCCTTTACATTCCTGAACGCGCTCGGCTATGAGGTCGGGAAATCTTTGTGTGAAAAGGAGATGCTCGATAAGGCAAGGAGCATCATGGACAAGGCGAAGTCAAAAGGTGTGCGGCTCTGTCTGCCTGTCGATTGCATCGTGGCGGAAAAGGCATCGGTAGATGCTGAGGCGAAGGTCTGTAAGGTTGAGGAGATCCCGAAAGACAGCATGGGTCTTGATATCGGGCCGGCGACCATAGCACTCTTTTCAGAGTCCTTAAAAGGCGCGAAGACAATTGTCTGGAATGGTCCCATGGGCATGTTTGAGATTGACAAGTTCAGCAAGGGCACATACGCCGTGGCATCGTCGGTAGCGGCATCGGGCGCGCTCTCGATTATCGGGGGCGGCGACACCGATTCGGCAGTACATCGTGCCGGAGTGAGTTCCAGGATATCCTACATCTCAACAGGGGGCGGTGCTTTCCTTGAGCTTCTGGAGGGGAAAACAATGCCGGCCGTTGAGGCCCTGGAAAAGTGTGGAGATAAATAA